The following is a genomic window from Pirellulales bacterium.
CATACCCCGACAAAGGCACCACCGCCAGCGATGGTGGTGCCCCCAGTGCTGTCTTATCGTGCGTTCCCGAAGGTCCGATCGGCTGAACTCGCGCTTCTAGCTGCCTAATCGTCGCGTCGAGTTTCGCTATTTCCTGTTCAGTCGGCTTCTCCGGACCAACAGTCTGAGGCGCATCATTTCCTAATGAAAACCGTTCCAAATCATATGCCGTCTCTGGTTCTTCAGTCGCCGGCACTGAATATAATAACCGCAATATTGCCGGAAAGATCACCCCAATGATCAATATACTTCCACCCGTCCACAGCACCCACACCATAGCCGGAGTCGTCCACCATGCGACCGTATATTTCACCGGGCGATCCTCTCTCTCCAGATATTTCGCATATTCGGACAGTGTTACACTGCTGCCATCGCCAATATCAATCAGTGCTGGCAATCTCAATTGAAACGGCATGTAGCAACTTCGCCCGTCCGACAACGACTCAAGGATATCTCCTGTAAGGCAATAATGCCCGTCGGATTTGGGATACACGAGGACATTCCGGACGATCGGCATTCCGCTGCTCGTCCTCCGCGGCCACGACCTGAAAAACCGTGACGACTCCAACATCCGCACGAATTGACCACTCTCTTCCGGCTCATCCGTCATTCGCATCAGCGACAATAGCACGCCGATGCAGATTCCCCATAGCATCCAGCGCGTTGCTTTGACGTTTCTCAATTGCATAACCTTTAAGTCCACTACTCATGCGACCCGTATTAATTGCTCATTTTCGAACCGCTTCCGAGGGACCACGCAGAAGCTCCGCAAAGGAATGCAACTCCACGAAGTCTGGAAGCTTCTCAGTATCCTCATTCTGAATCAGCAACCGTTGGCCATGAAACCACGCTCCGTTATTGGTGGTTTCGCGCACGAATGGCATAGGGACATCTTTCTGACCTTTCGCACGCCGTACATCGGCGATCGTTTTCGACCAGCCAGACGTCATCGATCCGAACAGGGCGGCCACATAGCGATTGTCATCCGAGAATATTACGTCCAAGCACCCGTCGCCGTCCAAATCGACCATGCGCAGACCCGCATCGCGCCCCTTGCCGTCGACGAACCCGACGCCCCCCGGCAGGGCAAAAGACAGCTGCCGCCAGCGCCCAGCCGATTCGTCCCACTGAAACACAGCGTTCGACTCGCAATTGCCGACTATCAATTCGCATATGCCGCCATGGTTGATATCACGAAAACGCACGCCCTGATCCACCCCTCCGGCCGCCGTCAACACGGCATGCCCATTGATGTCCAGTCCATTCAAAAGCGCCTTGTCTTCGCTCCATTTACCATCGGAAAACGTCCACGCCCCTGCCTCAGATTGCGTCCGGATCATCACTGAAACCGCCCCCCCTGGCCGCACAATGCCAAATTGCGCGCCGGTGGAAACGCCGTTGTCTACCAACTGCGTCGGAAATGGAACCTCCAACCACTTCTGCTCGGTAGGTCGCCATATCCTCGTTACTCGCAGCTTCTCATTCGCCACGATGACATCCATGAAACCATCGCCGTCCACGTCGATGATTCGTACGCCATTATCTCCGGCGCGCGCCGAACGGACTGCCTGTCCTTGGAGGAGATTTTCGTTCAAACGCTGCAACGCGTCGCCAAAGCTCATGAACCGAACGCGCCCTGGATATCGTTGCGCCGCATATTTCACCAGCGCCGCGATCTGATCATTTCTGATCCAACCATGCGGATGGAAGACCGGCGCATAGACTCCCTGCTTCAACACGGCCGCGTCGATCGCAAACTTCATATCGCCGAGCGTTGCATCGCTATTTGGCCCGTTGACCAGCTGCGCTTCATAATCACTGGGAACCGTCGGCGGAAACTCCCAGCAAAAGCCGCCTATTACATAAGGGTACGGGTAATTGACGACCAGATTAGCATAGCTGCTCGCGGGTAAATACCTGCCGAATCGCGGCCGCCCGTCTTCACCGCGCGTGATCTGGCGCGGCAACGCGCCGTCTTCTTCAGTAATCAGGTTAAAAACCGAACTATCGATGCTCAGAAACGCCCCTGATCGCGTCGTCTTCCCAAATATTTCCGCAAAAAAACGCGGGCTCGGTGTATTGTGTGTGTCACAAAATGGCACCCGAAACGCCACCGGTGCATTTCCTGGAATCTTGCTCACCAACTCGATGCATCGATCGTAAGTGGATTTCGCCGCATCAAAATCCCACCGCCGCAGCATCGGCAGCGGATGATCGAGCGTATGCACCTCTATCGAAACCCCTTGTTGGCGAAGTTGCCGCAACTCGGGGATCTGCGGCGCAACTGAACATGCCATGATGCTCATCGTCCCCGCCGGACGCAGTCCCTGCATCGCCTGAATCACGGGCGCGAGATAGTCGCTGTACTTCTTCTGATCCTTTGGTCGTAGATCATCTATTGCCAGAACAACCACCGCATCTACCCCCTTTTCTCCCAGCCATTGTGGCGTCGTCAGCTTTGCAAATGCCCCAGACACATAATAAGGGTTGACGCCATATAGATAATTCAACCGATCGGCATTGACCGCCGGGGGGCTGCCCTCGCCCATAACGAAACGGCTTAACCCCCCTATCACAATCAGCGCAACCACAACAATCGTTACCGCGCTTTTGTTGAACATGTGCGACTTCATTGCCAGTCTCTACATAATATCAATCAGCTGATTTCAATTCAACAATGCGTGCCCACAAACCGTCTCAATGCTTCCTTAAGCACGCAGGTCCATTCCGAGGGAGTGAGCCAGTGACGTCACCGCGCGCGAGTCCAGCCCTTCCGCCACCAACGGCCCGAAACCAATCCGATCGCGCCCCAACGGATGCGCGCGCGTGGCCGCGATCACGTCATCAAAATATTTCGCAAGATCTTTCTCGTCATGGGCATGCGAATCTACGCCCGCCCAGCCAGATACTTTAGTGCCGTAAAATGACGAGTGACATACGACGAATTTCTCCTCAGCCACTCTCCGGCATTCAGGATTTTTCCGTCCAATCAGCCATCTAGGGAACTCGAAGAGATGTGACGCGTATTCCTCTGCCATTTTTGTTGTTACAAATGCAAAACTGTGATAGTGCTCCCCGACAACCAGGTCGCACGTTTCATCAATCGCTGCGAAAAATGACTGCGGTTCCCCAATCCAGTTGCGAAAATTCAAATTCTTCTCGGTCATGAAAAATATCCCCCGCATCCCGCGCTGATCGCCCGTCGCCGCAATGTATCTCATCAGCTTCGCCAGTCGCTCTCGCACATGTGGATCGGAACACGCATTTGTCGGCATTTCATTAAATGCGAAGTAATCGGCCGGGCCATCTGGATTGTCCGCCCGCTTACGAAATTCCGCTGCCCACCGCTTTAGTTCGTCATCTGCGCACGTCATCCATCCCGAATACTTATGAATATCGAACGGATGGGCATACCTGAAACTGCTCCCACGCGAATGCGCCAATCGAGCCATTTCCGGTGTGTTGCGAAGCCCCGGGGCACTGTGTGAAAATATATGCAGATACTGCGATCCACTCGGCAGCCCACCGTCTGCCGTCAGTGCTTTCATCGCCTGTTCATTGAACTGATAAAAGAATGTCGTGCGCAGAGCCGACTGTGTCGCCGGACGAGTCGCTTGTGTCGGCGACGCAACTTGGGTCGCCGACCCGGCCAACGCACCGCTCGCCGAACTCACGGCCATACAACCAGCAACCCGCAATACGTCTCGCCGCGAAATTTTCTGTGACATAAGAAAATCCATTATTCACCTAATCCACAGCGCAATCGTCCCAAGACTGCATCTTGGTCGGATGGCAAGTCACCGCGCTAATGTCGAATCGTGAAAAAGCTGCTACATGTCCATCCGAAAACAAAATATTGTTCCCCTTCGATGCAAGCTCAGCCCGCCCGGCTCATTTACAAACAGCAAGCACTTGATCTCCGCGTCATCCTTATCATCCTGAGCTGGCTGGAGCCAAGTTTCAAATGGCGGTTGATAAAAATCCTTTGCTGGCAGTCTCCCGGCAAAATAAACTCGACGACCTTTTGATAGCGCTCAGTTGAATATTGTGTCGATAGTTCAAGTACTCTCACCTTGCATTCAGGAAATAGTTGATCGCGTTTACCGGAATAGAGAGGTAGTGATAGACCGGCGAATCTGGCCTCGCGAAATATGGCATCATCTGCTCACACCACCCCAATCCTGACTCAAACCCCTTCGACACCGGGTAATCCTTCGCCAGAAACAATTGACCTCCGACTATGTCGGCAGCCAACCAAGATTCGATCCCGCATAACCATGTAGAGCCACGCCCAACTGACGAAGCTGGCGTTGACAACGAATGCTCGCCGCCGACCGCCATACTCTACTCAACGCCAGCATGAAAAGCCCAATCAACACTCCGATAATGGCGATCACCACCAATATCCTTACTGGGCTAAAGCCCCTTCGAGATCGCATCAGACATATCTACGATGAGATGATAAGCCTGTCCTTTAAATCGCTCATTCCTTCGATGAATTATGGCGAGATTATTTCATAAACATCCAGACGGCGCTCCATCGTATCAAGCACCAATAACACACGTTTCTGCTTTGAGGCATCCGGCCCAAACCATAAGCTTTTCGAGCAAACGACTCGGGAAAGTGGCTTCTTAGGATCCTCCGGCGGCCGATCCGACCACTTCCGCCCCGTGCCATCTTCATTACCCGCCAAACTAGTTAAACCCAATTCAGCTGTCGAACCATCCAATCGCCTAAACTGAACATCACACGAATTAATCGACTGCACCACACCATGCATATCCGATGTATTTGTTGAACGCGGATTTTGCACCGAAAATGCAAGCAAGTCCGATCCTCCCGGGCCAACTCCCGTCAAAATTATCGCCCCACGACCTTTCATGCAGACTTCAGCGTCATCCAGAATTGCAACCGAACTCGTTCCGCTCGCCTCCGAATTCACTTGTTTCCACTTATTACCATTTCCGGATTCGGCGCGATTCCCCAAAGCTATCCCCCCATATCCCACAATCGCAATATCGCCCTTTACACCGAAGGCAATCGATTGCAACTTGCCGCGAAAGTTCTGTGGGGAGGGCCTAATAACCGCACCCGGTGAAATTGGGGCTCCTTTATCCACCGAAAGATACTTCATCTGCACGCCGTCCTTGGCCGGCTGATACAAGAGATACGCCACTGCTGGCTTGCCAGAATCGCCGACCGGGTCCACGTCCGCGCAAACCGGTCGCTCGGCTTCGAATCCAGTTTTGTCCCATACCGTCTCGCCCGAGTCAGGATCGATGCAACGAACGAAGCTCGTCCCGAAATGACCGCTGTCGTAACTTGCAATCAGATGGTTGTGCACAATATCAAAGGTCAGCGAGTCATAACCGCGCTGACTCGGCGCGCGAAACCGAGTCTTTTCCAACGACACAATATCACGTCCGCCATCCAGCAAATTTGCGATTTTGACAATCCCGACCGTTGGGTTCTCGTAATTCGCGCCGCCAATGAATGCGTTTTTCCCATCAAAAACGAGTGAACGAGGCTTCCCGCCATCGTCGCCATCACGGCAAAAAATACGACTCAAATCCAGTGTCGCCTTATGCACAAAATGCGGAGTCGATTGGGCGTTCGATGGGATCGACCACGACAATAAAAGAAAGATGAATGATGCAACCTTTTGCCCGCTTTTCATTAGACCTCCGAAGACATGCCGAGAAGGCAATAGCTAGGATAGGCTCCTGAATGTGCAAATGCAAGAACCCTTGCGTCGGCCCGCTGTGTC
Proteins encoded in this region:
- a CDS encoding polysaccharide deacetylase family protein, with protein sequence MFNKSAVTIVVVALIVIGGLSRFVMGEGSPPAVNADRLNYLYGVNPYYVSGAFAKLTTPQWLGEKGVDAVVVLAIDDLRPKDQKKYSDYLAPVIQAMQGLRPAGTMSIMACSVAPQIPELRQLRQQGVSIEVHTLDHPLPMLRRWDFDAAKSTYDRCIELVSKIPGNAPVAFRVPFCDTHNTPSPRFFAEIFGKTTRSGAFLSIDSSVFNLITEEDGALPRQITRGEDGRPRFGRYLPASSYANLVVNYPYPYVIGGFCWEFPPTVPSDYEAQLVNGPNSDATLGDMKFAIDAAVLKQGVYAPVFHPHGWIRNDQIAALVKYAAQRYPGRVRFMSFGDALQRLNENLLQGQAVRSARAGDNGVRIIDVDGDGFMDVIVANEKLRVTRIWRPTEQKWLEVPFPTQLVDNGVSTGAQFGIVRPGGAVSVMIRTQSEAGAWTFSDGKWSEDKALLNGLDINGHAVLTAAGGVDQGVRFRDINHGGICELIVGNCESNAVFQWDESAGRWRQLSFALPGGVGFVDGKGRDAGLRMVDLDGDGCLDVIFSDDNRYVAALFGSMTSGWSKTIADVRRAKGQKDVPMPFVRETTNNGAWFHGQRLLIQNEDTEKLPDFVELHSFAELLRGPSEAVRK